In Streptomyces sp. NBC_00704, a genomic segment contains:
- a CDS encoding (2Fe-2S)-binding protein yields MDPLTPARTGPDAPFTVLFDGREIRALPGQSIAAALWSSGVTAWRTTRGGGRPRGVFCGIGVCFDCLVTVDGRPNQRACLVPAVRGADVRTQRGTGHDDRHED; encoded by the coding sequence GTGGACCCGTTGACACCGGCCCGCACCGGCCCGGACGCCCCGTTCACCGTCCTCTTCGACGGCCGGGAGATCCGGGCGCTGCCGGGGCAGAGCATCGCCGCCGCCCTGTGGTCGTCCGGAGTGACGGCCTGGCGCACCACCCGGGGCGGGGGGCGCCCGCGCGGGGTGTTCTGCGGGATCGGCGTGTGCTTCGACTGCCTGGTCACCGTGGACGGCCGTCCCAACCAGCGGGCCTGTCTGGTGCCGGCCGTGCGGGGCGCCGACGTCCGCACGCAGCGGGGGACGGGCCACGATGACCGACACGAGGACTGA
- a CDS encoding GntR family transcriptional regulator: MAAARRTSSETPTAPGVPAAPAAPTAAPPALPVLGGRRSSYRERVADALRAALIAGELRPGEVYSAPALAARFGVSATPVREAMLDLAKEGVVAAVPNKGFRVTDVSDRQLDEYTQVRALIEIPTVAALATSADPVSLEALRPAAREIVTAAVAGDLIAYVEADTRFHLGLLALAGNAHLVEVVRELRGRARLYGLTALSASGRLLASAEEHLELLDALLARDERAVREVMTRHLGHVRGLWASAPE, from the coding sequence ATGGCCGCCGCCCGGCGTACCAGCAGCGAGACCCCCACCGCGCCGGGCGTGCCCGCCGCACCCGCCGCCCCGACCGCGGCTCCGCCGGCGCTGCCGGTGCTCGGGGGCAGGCGCAGCAGCTACCGCGAACGGGTCGCCGACGCCCTGCGCGCGGCCCTGATCGCGGGCGAACTGCGGCCCGGCGAGGTGTACTCGGCGCCGGCGCTGGCCGCCCGCTTCGGCGTCTCGGCCACTCCGGTGCGCGAGGCGATGCTGGACCTCGCGAAGGAGGGCGTGGTCGCCGCCGTCCCCAACAAGGGGTTCCGGGTCACCGACGTCTCCGACCGGCAACTGGACGAGTACACCCAGGTCCGCGCGCTCATCGAGATCCCCACCGTGGCGGCGCTGGCCACGAGCGCCGACCCGGTGTCGCTGGAGGCGCTGCGCCCGGCCGCCCGCGAGATCGTCACCGCCGCCGTGGCGGGCGACCTCATCGCCTATGTGGAGGCCGACACGCGCTTCCATCTCGGCCTGCTCGCCCTGGCCGGCAACGCGCACCTCGTCGAGGTGGTGCGCGAACTGCGGGGCCGGGCCCGCCTGTACGGCCTCACCGCGCTCAGCGCGTCGGGGCGGCTGCTGGCCTCGGCCGAGGAGCACCTGGAGCTGCTGGACGCGCTGCTGGCCCGCGACGAGCGGGCGGTGCGCGAGGTGATGACACGGCATCTGGGGCATGTGCGGGGGCTGTGGGCGTCCGCGCCCGAGTAG
- a CDS encoding alpha/beta hydrolase, which produces MRQRMLAAAALVSAGVLTLGGCGGDTDTDGAGPSPTAADFGCLTGGQTAKSVTFKDAEGNEVAGYETGSGKTGVVLSHQSNNNVCSWVAGADELAEDGYRVLAVDSGGSEVPEIQGAAGRLRDEGARKVLLMGASKGGTASLAAAAKVRPPVAAVVSLSGPGLYNGMDATAAIAGLTMPVLLVAAQDDGQFASDARELDKLARKSTDEKLVIVSGSAHGNDILERQPAVWKQVKAFLARYR; this is translated from the coding sequence ATGAGGCAGCGCATGCTCGCGGCCGCCGCGCTCGTGAGCGCGGGGGTCCTGACGCTCGGGGGCTGCGGCGGCGACACCGACACCGACGGCGCGGGCCCCTCGCCCACCGCCGCCGACTTCGGCTGCCTGACCGGCGGGCAGACCGCGAAGTCGGTCACCTTCAAGGACGCCGAAGGCAACGAGGTCGCCGGCTACGAGACCGGCTCCGGAAAGACCGGCGTGGTGCTCTCGCACCAGTCGAACAACAACGTCTGCTCATGGGTCGCGGGAGCGGACGAACTCGCCGAGGACGGCTACCGGGTGCTCGCCGTGGACAGCGGCGGTTCCGAGGTGCCGGAGATCCAGGGCGCCGCCGGACGACTGCGCGACGAAGGCGCGCGGAAGGTGCTGCTGATGGGAGCGTCCAAGGGCGGAACCGCCTCCCTGGCCGCCGCGGCGAAGGTGAGACCGCCCGTGGCCGCGGTCGTCTCCCTCTCCGGGCCCGGACTCTACAACGGCATGGACGCCACCGCCGCGATCGCCGGACTGACCATGCCCGTCCTCCTGGTGGCCGCACAGGACGACGGCCAGTTCGCCTCGGACGCCCGCGAGTTGGACAAGCTGGCCCGCAAGTCCACGGACGAGAAGCTGGTGATCGTCTCCGGCAGCGCGCACGGCAACGACATTCTGGAGCGGCAACCGGCGGTGTGGAAGCAGGTGAAGGCCTTCCTCGCCCGCTACCGCTGA
- a CDS encoding nucleotidyltransferase domain-containing protein yields the protein MTVTNILLSGIVGSTAYGLAHEGSDIDRLGMFATPTEELHGLHRPPESHVSTAPDRTLHEAGKWCRLALSGNPTVMELVWLPDELYEVRTPLGDELIALRQTLLGARRIRDAYLGYATQQFRKLQNRREGPAAGVPDRRVAKHARHLKRLCTQGYELYATGRLTVRVEDPDGYHRFGEQVAADPEAAQPLLRRFEDAFAGTRSALPEQPDDRAADAWLRKVRREFYATAPAASV from the coding sequence GTGACCGTCACCAACATCCTGCTGTCCGGCATCGTCGGCTCGACCGCCTACGGGCTCGCCCACGAGGGCTCCGACATCGACCGCCTCGGCATGTTCGCCACCCCCACCGAGGAACTGCACGGCCTGCACCGCCCACCGGAGTCGCACGTCAGCACCGCGCCCGACCGCACCCTGCACGAGGCGGGCAAGTGGTGCCGCCTCGCCCTCTCCGGCAACCCCACCGTCATGGAACTCGTCTGGCTGCCCGACGAGCTGTACGAGGTCCGCACACCGCTCGGTGACGAACTCATAGCCCTGCGGCAGACGTTGCTCGGCGCACGCCGGATCCGCGACGCCTACCTCGGCTATGCCACCCAGCAGTTCCGCAAGCTCCAGAACCGCCGGGAAGGCCCCGCCGCCGGCGTCCCCGACCGCCGTGTCGCCAAGCACGCCCGGCACCTCAAACGACTGTGCACCCAGGGCTACGAGCTGTACGCCACCGGCCGGTTGACGGTCCGCGTCGAGGATCCGGACGGCTACCACCGCTTCGGAGAGCAGGTCGCCGCCGACCCCGAAGCGGCGCAGCCGCTGCTGCGCCGCTTCGAGGACGCCTTCGCCGGCACCCGCAGCGCGCTGCCCGAACAGCCCGACGACCGGGCCGCCGACGCCTGGCTGCGCAAGGTGCGCAGGGAGTTCTACGCCACGGCGCCCGCCGCCTCCGTTTGA
- a CDS encoding NAD(P)/FAD-dependent oxidoreductase, translating into MTDTRTERTAVLAVVGAGPAGLAAALAAASRGVRVLLLDSAPAAGGQFYRQSATGPGGPGGPGPRVPAHQRRTWDRLRTALDAHLAAGRVVHLSERHVWCLERESGGFVVHALLGPEQEESSAVRADAMLLATGGYEKVLPFPGWTLPGVVTAGGAQALTKGGLVLPGRTAVVAGSGPLLLPVAAGLAAAGARVAALVESAGPAGFARRAGTWATTPVKLAEGAAYAGRLLRGRTTVMTRHMVVAAHGGERLEAVTVAASDAGGGPVPGSERRLVCDVLAVGHGLLPHTDLAAGLGCRLDGTGVEVDDEQRTDVPGVWAAGETTGVGGAALSLAEGHIAGRSAAARLTGRIPDPRGWAAAARSRARLRRFFAALEAAYGDPPARWPERVADDTVVCRCEEVTAGAVREAVGTLGAGDLRTVKLLTRAGMGWCQGRMCEPGVAGVAGCALTPARRMPARPVPLGVLAAPPDPTTPR; encoded by the coding sequence ATGACCGACACGAGGACTGAGAGGACCGCGGTGCTGGCGGTGGTCGGCGCCGGTCCGGCCGGGCTGGCCGCCGCGCTGGCGGCCGCGTCCCGCGGTGTGCGCGTGCTGCTGCTCGACTCCGCCCCGGCGGCGGGCGGTCAGTTCTACCGGCAGTCCGCCACCGGGCCCGGTGGACCGGGCGGGCCCGGACCGCGCGTGCCCGCGCACCAGCGGCGCACCTGGGACCGGCTGCGGACCGCGCTGGACGCGCATCTCGCCGCCGGCCGGGTCGTGCACCTGAGTGAGCGTCATGTGTGGTGCCTGGAACGGGAGTCGGGCGGCTTCGTGGTGCACGCGCTGCTCGGTCCGGAGCAGGAGGAGTCGTCGGCGGTGCGCGCCGACGCCATGCTGCTCGCCACCGGCGGCTACGAGAAGGTCCTGCCGTTCCCGGGCTGGACGCTGCCGGGCGTGGTGACCGCGGGCGGCGCGCAGGCCCTGACGAAGGGCGGTCTCGTGCTGCCCGGCCGCACCGCGGTGGTCGCGGGCTCGGGTCCGCTGCTGCTGCCCGTGGCCGCCGGCCTCGCGGCGGCGGGCGCCCGGGTCGCCGCCCTCGTCGAGTCGGCCGGCCCCGCGGGCTTCGCCCGCCGCGCCGGGACCTGGGCGACGACGCCCGTGAAGCTCGCCGAGGGCGCCGCGTACGCGGGCCGGCTCCTGCGCGGGCGGACCACGGTGATGACCCGTCACATGGTGGTGGCCGCGCACGGCGGGGAGCGCCTGGAGGCGGTCACCGTCGCCGCGTCCGACGCCGGCGGCGGGCCGGTTCCCGGCTCCGAGCGGCGGCTGGTCTGCGACGTGCTCGCCGTCGGCCACGGACTGCTGCCGCACACCGACCTCGCGGCGGGCCTCGGCTGCCGCCTCGACGGAACGGGCGTCGAGGTGGACGACGAGCAGCGCACCGACGTCCCCGGCGTGTGGGCCGCGGGCGAGACGACGGGCGTCGGCGGCGCGGCCCTGTCGCTGGCCGAGGGGCACATCGCCGGCCGGTCGGCGGCCGCGAGACTCACGGGGAGGATTCCCGACCCGCGCGGTTGGGCGGCGGCCGCCCGGTCCCGCGCCCGGCTGCGGAGGTTCTTCGCGGCGCTGGAGGCCGCGTACGGCGACCCGCCCGCGCGGTGGCCGGAGCGGGTCGCCGACGACACGGTCGTGTGCCGCTGCGAGGAGGTCACCGCCGGCGCCGTCCGCGAGGCCGTGGGCACGCTCGGCGCGGGTGATCTGCGCACGGTGAAGCTGCTGACGCGGGCCGGGATGGGCTGGTGCCAGGGCCGGATGTGTGAACCCGGAGTGGCGGGCGTCGCGGGCTGCGCGCTCACCCCGGCGCGCCGGATGCCCGCACGGCCCGTCCCGCTCGGCGTGCTCGCCGCGCCGCCCGATCCCACGACGCCCCGGTGA
- a CDS encoding tryptophan dimethylallyltransferase family protein: MTALRPGGKGVPPAGTLGGHAARQLLRLGEHVGLSPADTKRYARILVDALGPVAPRPLALPAPSRSFLSDDHTPVEFSVSCEPGAAPSLRVLIEPGAGEPDLAHNGRTGLRVLRDMGRRWGFTTERLDELEDLFFPASPHGPLALWIALELRPGGVPKVKVYLNPAASGPERAAKTVRKALKRLGHRQAFASLPDSDRHLFFALDLGDWAEPRAKVYLAHDDLSATEAGALCRMDGGPDPAEIEDFFRIAAGHDGASAPGGPVSGAHGVPAGKDGAGPRVVRRPVQTCHAFTDTGAARPSGFTLYVPVRDHAPHDGEALVRAATLLGRYGLDPAPVLRAPAALTERRPEDGVGLVAYLGVAHQHGRPPRVTTYLSSEAYEVRPPAPGPVPAPAPAARHAGSPAVAVLSPVPQQAVPQPAVP, translated from the coding sequence GTGACCGCCCTCCGACCGGGTGGCAAGGGCGTCCCGCCGGCGGGCACGCTCGGCGGACACGCCGCCCGCCAGTTACTGCGACTGGGCGAGCACGTGGGACTGTCCCCCGCCGACACCAAGAGATACGCACGCATCCTCGTGGACGCCCTGGGCCCCGTGGCGCCACGCCCTCTCGCCCTGCCGGCGCCCAGCCGGAGCTTCCTCTCCGACGACCACACGCCGGTGGAGTTCTCCGTCTCCTGCGAACCCGGCGCGGCACCGAGCCTGCGCGTGCTGATCGAACCCGGCGCCGGCGAGCCCGACCTGGCGCACAACGGCCGCACCGGCCTGCGCGTGCTCCGCGACATGGGCCGGCGCTGGGGCTTCACCACCGAGCGCCTCGACGAACTGGAGGACCTCTTCTTCCCGGCGTCCCCGCACGGCCCCCTGGCACTGTGGATCGCGCTGGAACTGCGCCCCGGCGGCGTCCCCAAGGTCAAGGTCTACCTCAACCCCGCGGCCTCGGGACCGGAACGGGCCGCGAAGACCGTCCGCAAGGCGCTGAAGCGACTCGGGCACCGGCAGGCGTTCGCGTCGCTGCCCGACAGCGACCGGCACCTGTTCTTCGCCCTGGACCTGGGCGACTGGGCCGAGCCGCGGGCCAAGGTCTACCTCGCGCACGACGATCTGTCGGCCACGGAGGCCGGGGCCCTGTGCCGGATGGACGGCGGGCCGGACCCGGCCGAGATCGAGGACTTCTTCCGCATCGCCGCCGGTCACGACGGCGCGAGCGCGCCGGGCGGACCCGTATCCGGCGCGCACGGCGTCCCGGCCGGGAAGGACGGCGCAGGGCCACGGGTCGTCCGCCGTCCCGTGCAGACCTGCCACGCCTTCACCGACACCGGCGCCGCACGGCCGAGCGGCTTCACCCTGTACGTCCCGGTGCGGGACCACGCCCCGCACGACGGCGAGGCGCTGGTGCGGGCCGCGACCCTGCTCGGCCGCTACGGACTCGACCCGGCCCCGGTGCTCCGCGCCCCGGCCGCGCTCACCGAACGGCGGCCCGAGGACGGCGTGGGACTCGTCGCCTACCTGGGAGTGGCCCACCAGCACGGCCGCCCGCCGCGCGTGACGACGTACCTCTCCTCGGAGGCGTACGAGGTCAGGCCGCCCGCGCCCGGCCCCGTCCCCGCTCCCGCCCCGGCCGCCCGGCACGCGGGCTCCCCGGCCGTCGCCGTCCTGTCGCCCGTGCCGCAGCAGGCCGTGCCGCAGCCCGCCGTGCCGTGA
- a CDS encoding dihydrodipicolinate synthase family protein, with protein MTTPCDRPAPAGHPVPAPGVLDRPDPVPAPARRPWHGVLVATALPLDDRLRVDYDRYAEHCAWLVANGCDGVVPNGSLGEYQVLTPEERARVVESAVAAVGGDRVMPGVAAYGSAEARRWAEQAAGAGCTAVMLLPPNAYRADERAVTAHYAEVAAAGLPVVAYNNPVDTKVDLVPELLARLHGEGLVHAVKEFSGDVRRAYRIAELAPGLDLLIGADDVALELAVAGAKGWVAGYPNALPKASVALYRAAVAGDLATALPLYRQLHPLLRWDSRVEFVQAIKLSMDVVGRYGGGCRPPRVPLPPEQEAAVRAATEKAVAAGLA; from the coding sequence ATGACCACCCCCTGCGACCGCCCCGCCCCCGCCGGGCACCCCGTCCCCGCCCCCGGCGTCCTCGACCGCCCGGACCCGGTCCCCGCCCCCGCGCGGCGGCCCTGGCACGGCGTCCTCGTCGCGACCGCGCTCCCGCTCGACGACAGGCTGCGCGTCGACTACGACCGGTACGCCGAGCACTGCGCCTGGCTGGTGGCGAACGGCTGCGACGGCGTCGTCCCCAACGGGTCGCTGGGCGAGTACCAGGTGCTCACGCCCGAGGAGCGCGCCCGCGTGGTGGAGAGCGCCGTCGCCGCGGTCGGCGGGGACCGGGTGATGCCCGGAGTCGCCGCCTACGGCTCGGCCGAGGCCCGTCGCTGGGCGGAGCAGGCGGCCGGAGCGGGCTGCACGGCGGTGATGCTGCTCCCGCCCAACGCCTACCGCGCCGACGAGCGGGCCGTGACGGCCCACTACGCGGAGGTCGCCGCCGCGGGTCTGCCGGTCGTGGCGTACAACAACCCCGTCGACACCAAGGTCGACCTGGTGCCCGAACTGCTGGCCCGGCTGCACGGCGAGGGACTCGTCCACGCCGTCAAGGAGTTCTCCGGCGATGTCCGCCGCGCCTACCGGATCGCCGAACTGGCCCCCGGACTCGACCTGTTGATCGGTGCGGACGACGTCGCGCTGGAACTGGCCGTCGCGGGCGCCAAGGGGTGGGTGGCCGGGTACCCCAACGCGCTGCCGAAGGCGTCGGTCGCGCTGTACCGGGCGGCCGTGGCGGGCGATCTGGCGACCGCGCTCCCCCTGTACCGGCAGCTCCACCCGCTGCTGCGCTGGGACTCGCGGGTCGAGTTCGTGCAGGCGATCAAGCTGTCGATGGACGTCGTGGGCCGGTACGGCGGCGGTTGCCGGCCGCCGCGGGTCCCGCTGCCGCCCGAGCAGGAGGCCGCGGTCCGCGCGGCCACCGAGAAGGCGGTCGCCGCCGGACTGGCGTGA
- a CDS encoding NAD(P)/FAD-dependent oxidoreductase — protein sequence MTPRPSGDVVVVGAGMVGAACALYAARAGLEVILVDRGPVAGGTTGAGEGNLLVSDKEPGPELRLALLSARLWRELAREGLGEAFEYEAKGGLVVASSPDALASLAVLAAGQRAAGVEAVPVDGHRLRDLEPHLASGLAGGVLYPQDAQVMPALAAAHLARASGARLETGRTVTRILRGRDGAVRGVRTDRGDLSAPAVVNAAGTWGADVAALAGVTLPVLPRRGFVLVTEPLPPRVRHKVYAADYVADVASDSAALQTSPVVEGTAAGPVLIGASRERVGFDRSFSLPAVRALAAGATRLFPFLERVRVIRTYAGFRPYMPDHLPAVGPDPRVPGLFHACGHEGAGIGLATGTGLLIAQCLTGTRPELNLAPLRPERFDDPGHPDRRTEETAPWTR from the coding sequence GTGACCCCTCGACCCAGCGGTGACGTCGTGGTCGTCGGCGCCGGCATGGTCGGCGCCGCCTGCGCGCTGTACGCGGCCCGTGCCGGGCTGGAGGTGATCCTGGTCGACCGCGGCCCGGTGGCGGGCGGGACGACCGGCGCGGGCGAGGGCAACCTCCTCGTCTCCGACAAGGAACCCGGTCCGGAACTCCGACTGGCGCTGCTGTCCGCCCGGTTGTGGCGGGAGCTGGCGCGGGAGGGACTCGGGGAGGCCTTCGAGTACGAGGCCAAGGGCGGGCTGGTCGTGGCGTCGAGCCCGGACGCTCTCGCCTCGCTCGCGGTTCTCGCGGCCGGGCAGCGGGCGGCCGGGGTGGAGGCCGTGCCGGTCGACGGGCACCGGCTACGGGACCTGGAACCGCACCTGGCGTCCGGGCTCGCCGGCGGGGTGCTGTATCCGCAGGACGCCCAGGTGATGCCCGCGCTCGCCGCCGCCCACCTGGCGCGGGCGTCGGGCGCGCGCCTGGAGACCGGCCGCACGGTGACGCGGATCCTGCGCGGCCGGGACGGCGCGGTCCGGGGCGTGCGCACCGACCGGGGCGACCTTTCGGCGCCGGCCGTGGTGAACGCGGCCGGCACCTGGGGTGCCGACGTCGCCGCTCTGGCGGGGGTGACGCTGCCGGTGCTGCCCCGCCGTGGCTTCGTGCTGGTCACCGAGCCGCTGCCGCCACGGGTGCGGCACAAGGTGTACGCCGCCGACTATGTGGCGGACGTGGCGAGCGACTCGGCCGCGCTCCAGACCTCGCCGGTCGTGGAGGGCACCGCCGCGGGTCCGGTGCTGATCGGCGCGAGCCGTGAGCGGGTGGGATTCGACCGGTCCTTCTCCCTCCCGGCCGTGCGCGCCCTGGCGGCGGGCGCCACCCGGCTGTTCCCGTTCCTGGAGCGGGTGCGCGTGATCCGCACCTATGCCGGGTTCCGCCCCTACATGCCCGACCATCTGCCGGCCGTCGGCCCCGACCCGCGCGTGCCCGGACTGTTCCACGCCTGCGGGCACGAGGGGGCCGGCATCGGACTGGCCACGGGCACCGGCCTGCTGATAGCGCAGTGCCTGACCGGGACGCGCCCCGAGCTGAATCTCGCGCCGCTGCGCCCCGAGCGGTTCGACGACCCCGGACACCCTGACCGCCGCACCGAGGAGACCGCCCCGTGGACCCGTTGA
- a CDS encoding flavin-containing monooxygenase, with protein sequence MSRCVIGAGLSGLATAHALKSAGLDFVCLEQASDVGGLWRQPEAGERGPGYLSLHLNTNKRLTGYADHPMPESYPVYPRHSEVAAYLRSFAEWAGLLDHIELGTTVESVRRRADGAWTVVSRDAHGTRAEREFAEVIVASGHNTEPVRPPAPPGADRFRGTILHALDYRDGSDHAGRHVVVVGLGASAVDIAADVSRHAARTVLSVRRGLHILPKQVFGMPLDDVAEAPWWTAMSLEEQRRFIEQALLVARGRLSDYGLPEPDHRIFSSAVTISDEILTRIRHGAVTPRPGIASLEEDRVVFTDGTAVRADTIVQCTGYRMAYPFLPAGTPIGAQGAVELYKRVVAPDHRGLYFIGLVRPHGSVTRLVEAQARWVARLSAGRAALPEPEVMRKEIAGHLAGIADQYGLTQGASIQVNVAPYLEELRQE encoded by the coding sequence GTGAGCCGGTGCGTGATCGGCGCGGGTCTGTCGGGGCTGGCGACCGCGCACGCGCTGAAGTCGGCCGGGCTCGACTTCGTCTGTCTGGAGCAGGCGTCCGACGTGGGCGGTCTGTGGCGGCAGCCGGAGGCGGGCGAGCGCGGGCCCGGGTATCTGTCGCTGCACCTGAACACCAACAAACGGCTCACGGGGTACGCCGATCACCCCATGCCGGAGTCGTACCCGGTGTATCCCCGGCACAGCGAGGTCGCCGCCTATCTGCGGTCGTTCGCCGAGTGGGCCGGTCTGCTCGACCACATCGAGCTGGGGACGACGGTCGAGTCGGTGCGGCGCCGGGCCGACGGAGCGTGGACGGTGGTCAGCCGGGACGCCCACGGCACGCGCGCGGAGCGGGAGTTCGCGGAGGTGATCGTCGCCTCGGGACACAACACCGAGCCGGTCCGGCCTCCCGCACCGCCCGGCGCCGACCGGTTCCGGGGGACGATCCTGCACGCGCTGGACTACCGCGACGGAAGCGACCACGCGGGACGGCACGTCGTCGTCGTGGGGCTCGGCGCGTCGGCGGTCGACATCGCGGCCGACGTGTCGCGCCATGCCGCCCGGACGGTGCTCTCGGTGCGCCGGGGACTGCACATCCTGCCCAAGCAGGTCTTCGGCATGCCCCTCGACGACGTCGCCGAGGCCCCGTGGTGGACGGCCATGTCCCTGGAGGAGCAGCGCCGGTTCATCGAGCAGGCGCTGCTCGTCGCCCGCGGCAGGCTCTCCGACTACGGTCTGCCCGAGCCGGACCACCGGATCTTCTCCTCGGCCGTCACCATCTCGGACGAGATCCTCACGCGCATACGCCACGGCGCGGTCACCCCCAGGCCGGGCATCGCCTCCCTGGAGGAGGACCGGGTGGTCTTCACCGACGGCACGGCGGTCCGCGCCGACACGATCGTCCAGTGCACCGGGTACCGCATGGCGTACCCGTTCCTTCCGGCGGGGACTCCGATCGGCGCCCAGGGCGCGGTCGAGCTGTACAAGCGGGTGGTCGCGCCCGACCATCGCGGGCTGTACTTCATCGGTCTGGTCCGCCCGCACGGTTCCGTCACCCGTCTGGTGGAGGCGCAGGCGCGCTGGGTGGCCCGGCTGTCCGCGGGCAGGGCGGCGCTGCCGGAGCCGGAGGTCATGCGCAAGGAGATCGCCGGCCATCTGGCCGGTATCGCCGACCAGTACGGCCTGACGCAGGGCGCGTCGATCCAGGTCAACGTGGCGCCCTATCTGGAGGAACTCCGCCAGGAGTGA
- a CDS encoding proline racemase family protein — translation MRSKLVLHAVDSHTEGMPTRVITGGVGVVPGATMNERRLYFREHRDDVKRLLMNEPRGHAAMSGAILQPPTRPDCDWGVVFIEVSGYLPMCGHGTIGVATVLVETGMVEVVEPVTTIRLDTPAGLVVAEVAVEDGAARAVTLRNVPSFAVGLDLEATLPDGRTVTYDLAYGGNFYAILPLEEFGLPFDRARKDDILRAGLSLMDAVNAGEEPVHPEDPSIRGCHHVHLYAPGATARRSRHAMAIHPGWFDRSPCGTGTSARMAQLHARGELPLHTEFVNESFIGTEFTGRLLGTTEVAGRPAVLPSFTGRAWITGTAQYLLDPADPFPAGFVL, via the coding sequence ATGCGCAGCAAGCTCGTCCTGCACGCCGTCGACTCGCACACCGAGGGCATGCCCACCCGCGTGATCACCGGCGGCGTCGGCGTCGTCCCCGGCGCGACGATGAACGAACGGCGGCTGTACTTCCGCGAACACCGCGACGACGTCAAGCGGTTGCTGATGAACGAGCCGCGCGGCCACGCCGCGATGAGCGGCGCGATCCTCCAGCCGCCCACCCGGCCCGACTGCGACTGGGGGGTCGTCTTCATCGAGGTCTCCGGCTACCTGCCGATGTGCGGACACGGCACGATCGGCGTGGCCACCGTGCTCGTCGAGACGGGCATGGTCGAGGTCGTCGAACCGGTCACGACGATCCGGCTGGACACGCCCGCCGGGCTCGTCGTCGCGGAGGTGGCGGTCGAGGACGGCGCCGCCCGGGCCGTGACCCTGCGCAACGTCCCCTCGTTCGCGGTCGGCCTGGACCTCGAGGCGACGCTGCCCGACGGCCGGACGGTGACGTACGACCTGGCCTACGGCGGCAACTTCTACGCCATCCTGCCGCTGGAGGAGTTCGGGCTGCCCTTCGACCGCGCCCGCAAGGACGACATCCTGCGGGCCGGCCTGTCGCTGATGGACGCGGTCAACGCCGGGGAGGAGCCGGTCCACCCCGAGGATCCGTCCATCCGCGGCTGCCACCACGTCCACCTGTACGCGCCGGGCGCCACGGCCCGCCGTTCCCGGCACGCGATGGCCATCCACCCCGGCTGGTTCGACCGCTCGCCCTGCGGCACGGGAACGAGCGCGCGCATGGCCCAGCTGCACGCGCGCGGCGAACTGCCCCTGCACACCGAGTTCGTGAACGAGTCCTTCATCGGCACCGAGTTCACCGGCCGGCTCCTGGGCACGACGGAGGTGGCCGGCCGTCCGGCGGTCCTGCCCAGCTTCACGGGACGCGCCTGGATCACCGGGACGGCCCAGTACCTGCTGGACCCGGCGGATCCGTTCCCGGCCGGGTTCGTGCTCTGA